A region of Paenibacillus thiaminolyticus DNA encodes the following proteins:
- a CDS encoding response regulator transcription factor has product MIRIVIAEDQRMLLGALASLLDLEEDMSVVGRASNGEEAVQLVHQHKPDICIMDIEMPGKSGLDAAEEIKGWGCKVIILTTFARAGYFERAVKAGAHGYLLKDSPSEELADSIRIIMAGRRIYASELVDEAYGEENPLTEREKEVLVLIADGKNTKQIAEQLFITTGTVRNYISVILDKLNVSNRIEAITRFKEKGWFK; this is encoded by the coding sequence ATGATTCGAATCGTAATCGCAGAGGACCAGCGGATGCTGCTGGGCGCACTCGCGTCCCTGCTTGATCTGGAAGAGGATATGAGTGTCGTCGGGCGGGCCTCTAACGGGGAGGAAGCTGTGCAATTAGTTCATCAGCATAAGCCGGATATTTGCATCATGGACATTGAAATGCCAGGGAAGAGCGGCTTGGATGCGGCCGAAGAGATAAAGGGCTGGGGATGCAAGGTCATCATTTTGACCACATTCGCCAGAGCCGGATATTTCGAACGGGCGGTGAAGGCGGGGGCGCACGGTTATTTGTTGAAGGACAGTCCCAGTGAAGAGCTGGCGGACTCGATTCGCATCATTATGGCCGGGCGGCGCATCTATGCCTCGGAGCTGGTGGACGAGGCGTATGGCGAAGAGAATCCATTGACCGAGCGGGAAAAAGAAGTGCTGGTGCTTATCGCTGACGGTAAAAATACGAAGCAAATCGCCGAACAGTTATTTATTACGACGGGGACCGTCCGTAACTACATCTCCGTTATTCTGGATAAACTCAATGTGAGCAACCGAATTGAAGCGATTACGCGCTTCAAGGAGAAGGGCTGGTTCAAGTAA
- a CDS encoding sensor histidine kinase, which yields MQKWYQIFYKSTGLSPYVWVVFYILPFYFIFRSSSTYEVVIGIAMILMFFVCYVLSFVVKGWQVYFWTSLQILISITMTLLFGYVYFALFLAFFIGNIQHRIGFITLYSIHLVSTIATLNFGFVTKNPVLISQLPFVLISLIGVILLPVTTYNRNKREKLEGQLEDANKRISELVKLEERQRIARDLHDTLGQKLSLIGLKSDLANKLISKNPAQAQLELKDVRQTARSALKEVREMVTQMRGTRLEDELFRIKQILKAAEIEFTLEAEQKLTNTSLLNENVLSMCLKEAVTNIVKHSHASACSIIMEPMDTELRVKVKDNGIGIAADSAVLRGNGLRGMKERLEFVNGSMDIVPDHGTTVIITVPNVCKQSE from the coding sequence ATGCAGAAGTGGTATCAAATTTTTTACAAAAGCACGGGTCTTAGTCCGTATGTATGGGTCGTCTTTTACATCCTCCCGTTTTATTTTATATTTCGTTCCTCCTCGACATACGAAGTCGTCATTGGCATCGCCATGATTTTGATGTTTTTCGTCTGCTACGTGCTTTCTTTTGTTGTGAAAGGTTGGCAAGTGTACTTTTGGACTTCTTTGCAAATATTGATTTCCATTACGATGACTTTGCTGTTCGGCTATGTCTATTTCGCCCTGTTCTTGGCGTTTTTTATTGGCAATATTCAACACCGGATCGGATTTATTACGCTATACTCGATTCATCTCGTCAGTACGATCGCAACGCTCAACTTCGGATTCGTCACGAAAAATCCGGTATTGATCTCCCAGCTTCCGTTCGTGCTTATCAGTCTCATCGGTGTAATTCTCCTTCCCGTCACCACGTATAACCGCAATAAACGGGAGAAGCTGGAGGGGCAATTGGAGGATGCGAATAAGCGGATCTCCGAGCTGGTCAAGCTGGAAGAACGCCAACGGATTGCGCGCGACCTCCACGACACGCTTGGGCAGAAGCTGTCGCTAATCGGTTTGAAGAGCGATTTGGCCAATAAATTAATAAGCAAGAACCCTGCTCAAGCCCAACTCGAACTCAAGGATGTCCGGCAAACGGCCAGAAGCGCCTTGAAGGAAGTGCGGGAAATGGTTACTCAAATGCGGGGGACGAGGTTAGAGGATGAGCTGTTTCGGATCAAGCAGATTTTGAAGGCGGCCGAGATCGAGTTCACCCTGGAAGCCGAACAGAAGCTAACCAACACCTCCCTGTTGAACGAAAATGTGCTCAGTATGTGCCTGAAGGAAGCAGTGACCAACATCGTTAAGCACAGCCATGCTTCCGCCTGTTCAATCATCATGGAGCCCATGGATACCGAGCTGCGCGTGAAGGTGAAGGATAATGGAATCGGCATCGCGGCGGATTCAGCCGTGTTACGGGGCAACGGGCTGCGGGGCATGAAGGAGCGGCTTGAGTTCGTAAATGGAAGTATGGACATCGTGCCTGATCATGGGACAACGGTCATCATTACAGTGCCGAACGTATGCAAGCAGTCAGAATAG
- a CDS encoding fatty acid desaturase, whose translation MIHSKLAHLKKSVAPYEKNDTKSSMRQLVNTLGPLLLLWYAAYASLSVSYWLTLPLVVITSGFVIRTFIIFHDCCHQSFFKSRRANDILGTITGILTLVPYQQWKHSHSIHHATSSNLDKRGTGDMWVLTVDEYAAAPLSKRIAYRIYRNPFVMLGLGPIFIFLISYRFNRRGARRKERFNTYVINVSIAALYALLCWAIGWQAFVLVQGPVFYLSGMLGIWLFYVQHQFEDSYFEHEDEWSYVKAAVEGSSYYKLPKVLQWITGNIGFHHVHHLSPKVPNYYLEKAHEATPPLQMATTITLGTSLKSLRFRLWDEQNKTFVGFKDVKHVLGKPNRAADRIPRSTQSIQGK comes from the coding sequence ATGATTCATTCCAAGCTAGCCCATCTAAAGAAAAGCGTCGCTCCGTATGAAAAAAACGATACGAAGTCCAGCATGCGGCAGCTGGTTAACACTTTGGGGCCTTTACTGCTGCTCTGGTATGCCGCATACGCAAGCCTTTCCGTCTCGTACTGGCTTACGCTTCCCCTTGTCGTAATTACTTCTGGATTTGTTATCCGTACGTTTATTATTTTCCATGACTGCTGTCATCAATCGTTCTTCAAGAGCCGCAGGGCCAATGATATCCTTGGCACCATTACGGGGATTCTGACACTTGTGCCCTACCAGCAGTGGAAGCACAGTCATTCGATCCATCATGCGACGAGCAGCAATCTAGACAAGCGGGGAACCGGGGACATGTGGGTGCTCACCGTAGATGAATATGCCGCGGCTCCGCTCTCGAAGCGAATTGCCTACCGCATCTACCGCAATCCATTCGTTATGCTGGGACTGGGGCCGATTTTTATTTTCCTGATATCATACCGCTTTAACCGCAGAGGGGCGAGACGGAAGGAGCGCTTCAATACTTACGTAATCAATGTGTCCATCGCCGCTCTGTATGCGCTTCTGTGCTGGGCTATTGGCTGGCAGGCGTTTGTGCTCGTTCAGGGGCCGGTTTTTTACCTATCTGGCATGCTCGGCATCTGGTTGTTCTATGTTCAGCATCAATTCGAGGATTCTTACTTCGAGCACGAGGACGAGTGGAGCTATGTGAAGGCTGCCGTGGAGGGAAGCTCTTATTATAAATTGCCCAAGGTGTTGCAGTGGATAACCGGAAATATCGGGTTCCATCATGTCCATCATTTGAGTCCCAAGGTGCCCAACTATTATCTGGAGAAGGCACATGAGGCAACCCCTCCGCTCCAAATGGCGACGACGATTACGCTCGGGACCAGCCTGAAGTCGCTGCGGTTCCGGCTGTGGGATGAACAGAACAAAACGTTCGTTGGGTTCAAGGATGTGAAGCATGTGCTGGGCAAGCCCAACCGCGCGGCCGATCGCATTCCAAGGAGCACCCAAAGCATCCAGGGAAAATGA
- a CDS encoding MATE family efflux transporter, whose protein sequence is MSLANSRPIGILSLTWPIFMESLFGMLLGMADTMMLSSHSDGAVAAVGVANQILTVAGLMFGFVTVGTSVILNQWLGAGKLREAGDIGRTALTVNLIFGLLYSVILCTCADAFLLLFKLPPELLAEGGAYLTITGSSVFLIALSMTLGTMLRCRGMVKEMMIISFGVNVLHIAGNYFALMEPFGLPSFGVEGVAVSTWISRAAAMIAYWAICSRRLEQPVRLMHPLRMRRADLRLIFKLGIPSAGEHVSYNLSQVVITYLVAILGAAALTTKIYTQNITSFVFVFSMAIGQGTQIIVGHFIGAAHKEEAYHSGIRHLKLGAGVTLGVSLLLFAVSGPLIGLFTSDPQIIQLGRQLMLLSVLLEPARACNMVLISSLNAAGDVKFPVLIGLVSMWGISVPLACLFGIVFGLGLAGIWLAFAIDEWLRALVMLRRWSKRGWERLSIIPGNAVEEQAAG, encoded by the coding sequence ATGAGTCTCGCGAATAGCCGCCCCATCGGCATTCTCTCCTTGACCTGGCCCATCTTCATGGAGTCCTTGTTCGGGATGCTGCTCGGCATGGCCGATACGATGATGCTCAGCAGCCATTCCGACGGCGCCGTGGCGGCCGTGGGCGTCGCCAATCAAATCTTGACGGTGGCCGGCCTCATGTTCGGCTTCGTCACGGTTGGCACAAGCGTCATCCTGAATCAATGGCTTGGCGCGGGCAAGCTGAGGGAGGCGGGGGACATCGGGAGGACGGCGCTCACGGTGAACCTCATCTTCGGCCTCCTGTACAGCGTCATTTTATGCACCTGCGCCGACGCCTTCCTGCTCTTGTTCAAGCTGCCTCCCGAGCTGCTGGCGGAAGGCGGGGCTTACTTGACCATCACCGGCAGCTCGGTCTTCCTTATCGCCCTAAGCATGACGCTCGGAACGATGCTGCGGTGCCGGGGCATGGTGAAGGAGATGATGATCATCTCGTTCGGCGTCAACGTGCTGCATATCGCGGGCAACTATTTTGCGCTGATGGAGCCGTTCGGCCTGCCTTCATTTGGCGTGGAGGGCGTGGCCGTGTCGACCTGGATCAGCCGTGCTGCCGCCATGATCGCGTACTGGGCGATATGCAGCCGGCGGCTAGAACAGCCCGTCCGCTTGATGCATCCGCTGCGCATGCGGCGAGCCGATCTTCGCCTTATTTTCAAGCTGGGCATTCCGTCCGCAGGGGAGCATGTTTCCTATAATTTGTCCCAAGTGGTTATAACGTATTTGGTCGCCATACTGGGGGCGGCGGCATTGACGACCAAAATTTATACGCAGAACATTACGTCCTTCGTCTTTGTCTTTTCGATGGCGATCGGTCAAGGCACGCAAATCATCGTGGGCCATTTCATCGGGGCGGCGCACAAGGAGGAAGCCTATCATTCCGGCATCCGCCATCTGAAGCTTGGGGCCGGCGTGACGCTGGGAGTCTCCCTTCTCCTGTTCGCCGTATCCGGGCCGCTGATCGGACTTTTCACCTCCGATCCGCAGATTATACAGCTCGGCCGGCAGCTGATGCTCTTGTCGGTGCTGCTGGAGCCGGCCCGCGCCTGCAACATGGTGCTTATCAGCTCCTTGAACGCGGCGGGGGACGTCAAATTCCCGGTGCTGATCGGTCTCGTCTCGATGTGGGGAATCAGCGTGCCCTTAGCCTGCTTGTTCGGGATTGTATTCGGCTTGGGGCTGGCGGGAATCTGGCTCGCCTTCGCCATCGATGAGTGGCTGAGGGCGCTCGTCATGCTGCGCAGATGGAGCAAGCGCGGCTGGGAACGGCTAAGCATTATTCCGGGCAATGCGGTGGAGGAGCAAGCCGCGGGGTAA
- a CDS encoding metallophosphoesterase family protein, translated as MSIPPQFRPDGTFTIVQFTDLHVGGGRTELDARTLALTERIIETERPDLAVYSGDMLYGKETAEPVATLRRIVEAAERREVPFAVIFGNHDAEGGATREELLEGIASCRMSLAEAGPADIHGVGNYVIAVKASAQAGPAALLYLFDSGDMAPASVGGYAWIRPDQVNWYRRESNRFQRRHGALPSLAFFHIPLPEFREAWKSGQAAGIRQEDECCPRLNSGLFAAMLESGNMIGAFAGHDHDNDYVGSVHGIRLGYGRVAGYGGYGSLQRGARIIRLLEGRSHFRTWIRLDDGSKVSHESRE; from the coding sequence ATGAGCATACCGCCGCAATTTCGTCCGGACGGCACGTTCACGATCGTGCAATTCACCGATCTGCATGTTGGAGGCGGCAGGACGGAGCTGGATGCCCGCACCTTGGCCTTGACCGAGCGCATCATCGAGACGGAGCGGCCCGATCTGGCCGTCTACTCCGGAGACATGCTGTACGGGAAGGAGACGGCTGAGCCCGTCGCGACGCTTCGCCGCATTGTCGAGGCCGCGGAACGGAGGGAGGTGCCGTTCGCCGTCATTTTCGGCAATCATGATGCGGAGGGCGGCGCCACCCGCGAGGAGCTGCTGGAGGGCATTGCGTCCTGCCGGATGTCGTTGGCGGAAGCCGGCCCCGCGGATATCCACGGGGTTGGCAACTATGTCATCGCGGTGAAGGCGTCCGCCCAGGCGGGGCCAGCCGCTCTCTTGTATCTATTCGACTCCGGCGATATGGCTCCGGCGTCCGTAGGCGGCTACGCTTGGATCCGCCCGGATCAAGTGAACTGGTACCGCCGGGAGTCGAACCGGTTTCAGCGGCGTCATGGCGCATTGCCCAGCCTGGCCTTCTTCCACATTCCGCTCCCGGAGTTCAGGGAGGCCTGGAAATCCGGGCAGGCCGCGGGCATTCGGCAAGAAGACGAATGCTGCCCCCGCCTGAACAGCGGGCTCTTCGCCGCGATGCTGGAGAGCGGAAATATGATCGGCGCCTTCGCCGGCCATGATCATGATAATGATTATGTAGGCAGCGTGCATGGCATTCGCCTCGGGTATGGGCGAGTAGCCGGGTACGGGGGTTACGGAAGCCTCCAGCGGGGAGCGCGGATTATTCGCCTACTGGAAGGGCGGAGCCACTTCCGGACGTGGATCAGGCTGGATGACGGGAGCAAGGTAAGCCATGAGTCTCGCGAATAG
- a CDS encoding CehA/McbA family metallohydrolase, with protein MNIRNPYAQEGVWLRGSFHNHTTNSDGHHPLATVYRMYHDYDFLGISDHDQITPHAVDSPIPTLFEAIEVSSPQAHMLLLQPPETLMEHYSNEFTIENYGRLSSLCLENGGISVLVHPNRFFSQYWKFGDMLRLPEYTGIEVINGDGHPQYDIAFDKWDALLSSGRQVWGFGNDDFHAYGQERRAWNMVYARENSREAVLSAIRQGSFYVSTGYGFDSIRVEGTVIVADLLSDVHLDGMYKYASVIGKDGRVLHEQTGRFKQIVYECTGNEQYVRLAVYLEGGFGAFSQPLFLSKGEGAE; from the coding sequence ATGAATATTCGAAATCCATATGCACAAGAAGGGGTATGGCTGCGGGGAAGCTTCCACAACCATACGACGAACAGCGACGGGCATCACCCGTTGGCGACGGTATACCGGATGTATCATGATTATGACTTCCTGGGCATCTCGGATCATGATCAGATTACGCCGCATGCGGTGGACAGTCCCATCCCGACGCTCTTCGAGGCGATCGAGGTGAGCAGCCCGCAGGCGCATATGCTGCTGTTGCAGCCTCCGGAGACGCTGATGGAACACTATTCGAATGAATTTACGATCGAGAATTACGGGCGTCTATCGTCCCTCTGTCTGGAGAATGGCGGCATCTCGGTGCTCGTTCATCCGAACCGGTTTTTCTCCCAATATTGGAAATTCGGCGATATGCTGCGGCTGCCCGAGTACACCGGCATTGAGGTGATTAATGGCGACGGACATCCGCAGTATGACATCGCCTTCGACAAATGGGACGCGCTGCTGTCCTCCGGACGCCAAGTATGGGGCTTCGGCAATGACGACTTCCACGCGTACGGCCAGGAACGGCGGGCGTGGAATATGGTGTATGCCCGCGAGAACAGCCGGGAGGCGGTGCTGAGCGCCATCCGGCAAGGCAGCTTCTATGTCTCGACCGGATACGGCTTCGATTCGATCCGCGTCGAAGGGACAGTCATTGTCGCCGACTTATTGTCCGACGTCCATCTGGACGGCATGTACAAGTACGCGTCGGTTATCGGCAAGGACGGCCGGGTGCTTCACGAGCAGACAGGCCGATTTAAGCAAATCGTGTACGAGTGCACGGGGAACGAGCAGTATGTGCGTCTAGCCGTTTATTTGGAAGGGGGCTTCGGCGCGTTCTCGCAGCCGCTGTTCCTGAGCAAGGGGGAAGGAGCGGAATGA
- a CDS encoding carbohydrate ABC transporter permease, producing MRKTAAFGRLLTGLNYALLLLLCLSIILPTLNVLALALNVGTDAAKGGIYFWPRQFTLDNFKEVFSQSNIVNGFFISVFRTIVGTFLSVMLTAMAAYVLKSKTLPGHKQITFFVFFTMLFSGGLIPYYIVLKELHLTNSIWVYIVPALYSVWNMMIMRSFFQQVPEGLEEAARIDGCSDLGIFFRIILPTSKPVIAAISLFNAVGHWNDWFTGTFYVRDPNLKPLSTVLQEMLTKQQALTETLMNTAGSLQMDMLDKMQVTGTSLKMATIIIVITPIVLVYPFLQKYFAKGVMIGSMKE from the coding sequence ATGAGAAAGACGGCTGCGTTCGGACGGCTACTGACGGGGCTTAATTACGCTCTGCTCCTATTGCTGTGCCTGTCCATTATATTGCCGACCTTGAACGTGCTGGCGCTGGCATTGAACGTGGGGACGGATGCGGCGAAGGGCGGTATCTATTTTTGGCCGCGCCAATTCACGCTCGATAATTTCAAGGAAGTGTTCAGCCAATCCAACATTGTGAACGGCTTCTTCATCTCGGTATTCCGCACGATCGTCGGCACCTTCCTCAGCGTGATGCTGACGGCGATGGCCGCCTACGTGCTCAAGAGCAAGACCCTGCCCGGGCACAAGCAGATTACCTTCTTCGTGTTCTTCACGATGCTGTTCAGCGGCGGACTCATTCCTTACTATATCGTGCTGAAGGAGCTTCATCTGACGAACAGCATCTGGGTGTATATTGTGCCTGCGCTGTACAGCGTCTGGAACATGATGATTATGCGCTCCTTCTTCCAGCAGGTTCCGGAAGGGCTGGAGGAGGCGGCACGGATTGACGGCTGCAGCGATCTCGGGATTTTCTTCCGCATCATTCTGCCGACAAGCAAGCCTGTCATTGCGGCCATTTCACTGTTCAATGCGGTCGGGCATTGGAATGACTGGTTCACGGGCACCTTCTATGTGCGTGATCCGAACTTGAAGCCATTGTCGACGGTGCTGCAGGAGATGCTCACGAAGCAGCAGGCATTGACGGAGACGCTGATGAATACGGCAGGCTCGCTGCAAATGGATATGCTGGACAAGATGCAGGTGACCGGTACGTCTCTGAAGATGGCCACGATTATTATCGTCATTACGCCGATTGTGCTTGTCTATCCTTTTTTGCAAAAATATTTCGCCAAGGGCGTCATGATTGGCTCCATGAAGGAATAG
- a CDS encoding extracellular solute-binding protein: protein MTVNRMQLWSKLTALTLVFSILLTACGGGGIDTKNSQEAGTNADNAAAGKPSTWIADRKIKGLIFMGSDVTEAMNPEIAKKLKEMTGIELELQAVGHDGSQKALAAGLAAGDLPDFIGYYLNHSGRPEMEMINKAAREEMFHDLTPFLQNTNIYKKYTEEGYLPLDTQYGVVFRPEFNGAAYTMHLNIPREGGYEVRKYVSGPYIRKDIADALGVDPRTITTSEQLYELAKKIKDGHFKDKNGKEVYPIGPTVWGGIDRDVLYNDLVWTGFNGEGFNRDKSGSIRHESQTEYGKKRVEFVQKLLREKLMHPEYYSMEENRAKEGVLNDSFAIIGDMHNYVIENKDNRYIPLGPLNSVNGPYQMNLTYKGGYGAWSIPKTTDNPEDIVKLADFLASREGKLLWKYGLEGRDYELDAKGNPVPKQEVLDLLDKDPVKAKELGFAGVGNDWGWYLGGTDLNDLADFGEASYGEAAKPDMNKGPLEMADYWHYDEKKQQANIKDGYAALAFIGEFNQGTQLTMALDKYKESLIRAYYAKDMTEAQAILDSAAALLKTAGLEDYIKLLEEKDKDSKTKLLF, encoded by the coding sequence ATGACAGTGAATCGAATGCAGCTCTGGTCCAAATTGACGGCATTGACGCTTGTATTTTCCATTCTGTTGACCGCATGCGGCGGCGGGGGAATCGATACGAAAAACAGCCAGGAGGCGGGAACCAATGCGGATAACGCTGCCGCCGGCAAGCCATCGACCTGGATTGCCGATCGCAAAATCAAAGGCCTGATTTTCATGGGCAGCGACGTCACCGAGGCCATGAATCCGGAGATTGCGAAGAAGCTGAAGGAAATGACCGGAATTGAGTTGGAGCTGCAGGCCGTCGGGCATGACGGATCGCAGAAGGCGCTAGCGGCGGGTCTGGCGGCGGGCGATCTGCCGGACTTCATCGGCTATTACCTCAACCATAGCGGACGCCCGGAGATGGAGATGATCAACAAGGCGGCGCGCGAGGAGATGTTCCACGATCTGACCCCGTTTTTGCAAAATACAAATATCTATAAAAAGTATACGGAAGAAGGGTATTTGCCGCTCGATACGCAGTATGGCGTGGTGTTCCGGCCGGAATTCAACGGCGCCGCCTATACGATGCATTTGAACATTCCGCGCGAGGGCGGTTATGAGGTGCGCAAATATGTATCGGGCCCTTACATCCGCAAAGATATTGCCGATGCCCTTGGCGTCGATCCGCGCACGATCACGACTTCGGAGCAGCTCTATGAGCTGGCCAAGAAGATTAAGGACGGTCACTTCAAGGACAAGAACGGCAAAGAAGTGTACCCGATCGGGCCGACGGTATGGGGAGGCATCGATCGCGATGTGTTGTATAACGACCTGGTATGGACGGGATTCAATGGTGAAGGGTTCAATCGGGACAAGAGCGGCAGCATTCGGCATGAGAGCCAGACCGAGTATGGCAAGAAGCGCGTGGAATTCGTCCAGAAGCTCCTCCGCGAGAAGCTGATGCATCCCGAATATTATTCAATGGAAGAAAATCGCGCCAAGGAAGGCGTGCTCAACGATTCGTTCGCCATCATCGGAGATATGCATAATTATGTCATCGAGAACAAGGACAACCGCTACATTCCGCTCGGACCGTTGAATTCGGTCAATGGCCCATATCAGATGAACTTGACCTATAAGGGCGGATATGGCGCTTGGTCGATTCCGAAGACGACGGACAATCCGGAAGATATCGTGAAGCTGGCCGACTTCCTGGCGAGCCGCGAAGGCAAGCTGTTGTGGAAGTACGGCCTGGAAGGACGGGACTATGAGCTCGACGCGAAGGGCAACCCGGTGCCGAAGCAGGAGGTGCTTGATCTGCTCGACAAGGATCCGGTCAAGGCGAAGGAGCTTGGCTTTGCCGGCGTAGGCAATGACTGGGGCTGGTACCTCGGCGGCACGGATTTGAATGACCTGGCCGATTTCGGCGAGGCGAGCTATGGCGAAGCCGCCAAGCCAGACATGAATAAGGGCCCGCTGGAGATGGCTGACTATTGGCACTACGACGAGAAAAAGCAGCAGGCGAATATTAAGGACGGCTATGCGGCGTTGGCGTTCATCGGCGAGTTCAACCAAGGCACGCAGCTGACGATGGCGCTCGATAAATACAAAGAGAGCCTGATCCGCGCCTACTATGCCAAAGACATGACCGAAGCGCAGGCGATTCTCGATAGCGCGGCAGCGCTGCTCAAGACGGCGGGGCTGGAAGATTACATCAAGCTGCTGGAAGAAAAGGACAAGGATTCGAAAACGAAGCTCCTGTTCTAA
- a CDS encoding ABC transporter permease, which produces MSQEASAVKAGWSRRHRSGIGERSRLWKRVSRHYQLYLLLLPCIAFFIIFSYIPMAGLVLAFKEYQFNKGIFGSPWIGFTYFKMFFQDPQSLQLIRNTLIISAMKVFLAMPFPIVLALMFNEVKNSRLRNLFQGIAYLPHFFSWVIVIGMLQRILAPDTGLVNQIISWFGGDGSTFFLMEEKAFYPTMFWSYIWKDVGWSSIIYFAAIVGISPSLYEAAKMDGANKWHQIWHITLPGIRPTIIVLFILSLGNILSAGFDQIYLLKTPGNMNVSEILDTYIIYMGLESGQFGFGTAIGMMQGVVGLILVLTVNRVAKKWFQSSLW; this is translated from the coding sequence ATGTCACAGGAAGCGTCTGCGGTGAAGGCGGGATGGAGCCGGCGGCACCGATCCGGAATCGGCGAACGCTCGCGGTTATGGAAGCGGGTTAGCCGCCATTACCAGTTGTATTTGCTGCTGCTGCCCTGCATCGCGTTCTTCATTATTTTTTCCTATATCCCGATGGCCGGGCTGGTGCTCGCGTTCAAGGAGTATCAATTCAACAAAGGAATCTTCGGCAGTCCCTGGATTGGTTTTACTTATTTCAAAATGTTTTTCCAGGATCCGCAGAGCCTCCAGTTAATCCGGAATACGCTCATTATTAGCGCAATGAAGGTGTTCCTGGCGATGCCGTTCCCGATTGTGCTCGCGCTGATGTTCAACGAAGTGAAGAACTCGAGGCTGCGCAATCTGTTTCAAGGAATCGCATACTTGCCCCATTTCTTCTCCTGGGTCATTGTTATCGGCATGCTGCAGCGCATTCTGGCGCCGGATACCGGGCTCGTCAATCAGATCATTTCCTGGTTCGGCGGCGATGGCAGCACCTTTTTCCTGATGGAGGAGAAGGCGTTTTATCCGACGATGTTTTGGAGCTATATATGGAAGGATGTCGGCTGGAGCTCGATTATCTATTTTGCGGCCATCGTGGGCATCAGCCCTTCGCTGTATGAAGCGGCCAAGATGGACGGGGCGAACAAGTGGCACCAGATCTGGCATATTACGCTGCCGGGCATCCGGCCGACGATTATCGTGCTGTTCATCTTATCGTTAGGCAATATTTTGTCCGCCGGGTTCGACCAGATCTATCTGCTCAAGACGCCGGGCAATATGAATGTCTCGGAAATTTTGGACACGTACATCATCTACATGGGACTCGAGAGCGGCCAATTCGGCTTCGGCACCGCCATCGGCATGATGCAGGGCGTCGTCGGCTTGATTCTCGTCCTGACCGTGAACCGGGTAGCCAAGAAATGGTTCCAATCATCGTTGTGGTAG